From the genome of Vitis riparia cultivar Riparia Gloire de Montpellier isolate 1030 chromosome 2, EGFV_Vit.rip_1.0, whole genome shotgun sequence:
ATGAATGCTGTAAAAACTCTTCTTCTCATTGACATGAACCCCAGAGTCCGCTTGAATCTCTTCAAATTGATAGGGTCATTTCGAATGGTGTTGTTCTTTCATCACTAGTATGAAGTTGATGAAATTTGGAAAGACCCAAGTCCTGGTTTGTCTTCAAGTCAGCTTTGCAATTTTCATGGCCAGAAGTTCATTTCACATTCTATGGTGGATCAATCCACATACTGCCACAAGAGCCATGACTAGGGAATGATCAACATGGGGCTCCACCACCAAGTTCAGCACATCATCTCCCAACACTACTCCTGAAGATGTTTGCTTTTGCTTTACCTCTGCCATGACTCCTCCTTCACTGTTTACAATCTTGAATGTTGATTTACCAGCCAAGCCCTGTATTCTGTAATAACATGATTGAGCTTCATTAGGCCTCACTGTAACTTCACATGATGAACCTCCTCCCAGAATTCTGCAATGTTTTCTGACTTGAAAACATGGCTTCTGACTGTCCGCCTTTGAACCATTGCATTTATACCCCTCCCATCTTCCAAAAACATGTAGTTTCTGCAcagattaattaaaatgaagaaaaccCAAATGAGTTTAAGTCTTGAAAATCCATAAACCAATCTTAAGAACATCAGCTCATGACCATTCAAACTACAATATCACTCACCCTTTGAAGTATGGTGAAGAGAACTTTGCCTTGAAGATCCATGAGATAAACTTCACTGCTGCACTTCTTGTCATAATTATCAATACGGTAAACAATCTCACCATCAGAATTGAAGACAGTGTATCCATTTCCCTGTATGAGAAGTGATTTCATCCATAGAGTAAAAGTCTCCCTCCTTGAAGTGATACAAGAATCAGAAGGTGGAGGAGGACGAGGAGGAACAGCAGCAGGCATTTGAGGGTGGACCTTGGCCATCTGACCTTTAATATATTAAAGTAGTGAGAATAAAATGTGATTTTTGTGGAgcagaaaaatagaaagaaaccCTAAATTGATATTGGGGCAAGACTTGAGGGTATTCTTTTACTATTGCTGGTTGACTTTGACACGTTTATGACGTGCCTGTACAGAAGGGGAGAATGCATTCGTCCACATGGATGGGCctttcaatttccttttccttctttccttttttaaacTTCATGTGTAAAGGTATAAGCATTAAAGAAATAGATTAGGTGTCTTCTTTAGTATTGTTTTGGAGGGTGTTGATGTAATGTGGGGGCATAAAATATGATTAGCTTTCTAATTCGGGTTTGTCCTCTTATTAACAAATTACATCTCTAAATTCAACCCGAGTCTAACCCTTATTGAACCGTCTACATATTCAATTCAATTAGAGGGTTGGAAGATAACAAAAAAGGACTACTATTACTAATTAATCACGATGTTGATTCAAGGTTAATCGGCTCGAGGGTGGAACgatgtttaataattattactaGAAATCTAATTTCATACGAATTAATAAGTGAATTGTTGGTTTAAATAATTGTTTAAgcttaaaaatatcattagtCCCAACAATTAAAATCAACACCCATTGAGACAATGGAGTAGTTCTAGAATATGAGACAACTAAGTTCTAAGCAAGAAAACTCGCTTTAATGTTCGGTTGTTCATGCACCTTTTTCCAACCTTGAATTCTCCACGTTTAGAACTTTGCCTAGTCATGGATAAGCTTCACTAGCTAGCTGTCATAATTCTTTTGCGGGAAAAATGAGGGCAAAAAAGAAAGCCCAATTGATTtgagagaagattttttttttttttttttggaaacaattctttaaaaaaattatt
Proteins encoded in this window:
- the LOC117930765 gene encoding protein LURP-one-related 4-like, whose protein sequence is MAKVHPQMPAAVPPRPPPPSDSCITSRRETFTLWMKSLLIQGNGYTVFNSDGEIVYRIDNYDKKCSSEVYLMDLQGKVLFTILQRKLHVFGRWEGYKCNGSKADSQKPCFQVRKHCRILGGGSSCEVTVRPNEAQSCYYRIQGLAGKSTFKIVNSEGGVMAEVKQKQTSSGVVLGDDVLNLVVEPHVDHSLVMALVAVCGLIHHRM